The DNA segment GTAAGAGTCTATTATAGAATTTAACAAATTTACATCTAGTTGCTCAGCTATAATCCTAACATCTTTACTGCCTATATCTACGTAAAAATCCGCATTTCTGAGCATAGTAAGAAAATAAATAACAAATTCTCTATCTAAAGCAAGCAACCCTATCGCCTCTTTTGGTTTTTTAGCAGACATCAGAGCTTTAACTTGTTTGATATTTTCTGGTACAAAACCGATATGTTCGATTATTTTATCTATTTGAGATTTTGACAGCATAGTCCTTAAACTTAAACGCAATGTAAATTTTGTCTAATTCTATCCAAAAGCCACACAAAAAGCAAATTAAATTTTAATAAATACCAAAATACTACAATTTAAGCATTATTTTTGTTTTTTTTTGATATTATCAGCCGAAAATTTTGTTTAATAAGGAATACATAATGTCAAGAAGATGTGCTATAACAGGAAAAGGCGTAATGGTAGGCAATAACGTCAGCCACGCTAACAACAAGACAAAAAGAAGATTTTTGCCAAATCTTAGAACTATTCGTGTTGCGTTAGAAGACGGCTCTACAATGAAAATCAAAGTAGCTGCCTCTACACTAAGAACTATGAAGAAACAATCAAACTAATGACCACGCCAAAGAGGAATTTATGGCTTTTCTGACAAGGCTTAAAAAATTCCTCCAATGGCAAAACTCCACAAAACCTGAAATAAATCTCAACACAGAGCTATACGAACAGCTAAAGCCATTTAGATTACCGCTCATCTCGGTTGTAATGATGATGATGTTTGGTACGCTAGGATACGTCTTTATAGATAATTTTTCACTGATGGACGCTATCTATCAAGCGGGTATGACCTTTACAACCGTTGGTTTTACAGAGGTTGCACCTATATCTACGCAGGGTAGAATTTTTACGATAGTTTTTATTCTGCTTGGCTTTATGGTCTTTACATTTTCAATAGGTCTATTAATCGAAGTTTTAAAAAAGGGTTCGCTTATTGCTATCTTAAAGGAGAGAAGTATGCTTTATAAAATCGCTCGTTTAAAAAATCACTTTGTAATCTGCTATCACAACCTATACACAATCGAGCTTAGTGCACAATTTAGAGAAAATCACATACCATTTGTAGTTGTAGATGATAGAGATGATTTGGCTGAACTGGCAGAAAAATACAAATACCCATATTTTATAAAGGCTCAACCGCACACCAAAACGGCATTTTTAAAAACTCATCTCTCAAGTGCAAAAGGACTTATAACCTTAAGCCCAAACATAGCTGACAATATCGCACTCATCGCCTCTGTAAGGCTTTATGAAAAAGAGATAGGAAGAAGTAAATCATATTTTGTGATGACAAACTCAGATAATGAAGACGATACTGAACGCTTAAAAAAACTTGGTGCAGATAACGTAGTAAGCCCGTCAAAACTAGTTGCCCAGCGTCTTAGTGCGATGAGTGTGCGTCCAGATATGGAGAATTTGCTTGAGCAATTTTTATACAAAAAAGACTCTCCGATAGATATAGAGGAAATTTTAGTCCCGGACTATTCATGGGTACGATTTAAAAGGCTAAAAGAAACACACTTAAGAAACATCACAAACGCTGATGTCGTTGGAATATCGGATATGAATAACAAATTTACACCTATGCCAAGTGGTGACACGCTTATCGGAACAGGCACAAAACTGCTAGTTATCGGTACAGCTACTGGCATAAGAGCCACAAAACGCGTCATTAAAAGCAAACACAGACCAGAGGAATTTAAATATGTATGAAATTAAAAAACTAGAAAATGGACTTGAAAATATAGATGGATTTTACTTTGACGGCGTAAATTCTGGCTTTAAAAAAGATGGCAACGATCTTGGATTTATAAGAAGCGATGAAGCAGTCGATGTGTCAGCCATTTTTACTAGCAATAAATTTCCAGCCGCACCTATTAGACATTTTTTAAAATATCCAAAAAATTTTAAAACAAATTTTATACTGCTAAACTCAAAAAATGCAAACTCTATGACTGGCGAAGCTGGTGTTAAAGACATAGATGAAATTTTTACTGCTCTTGGTAAAAAAATTGCCCTTATAAATCCTATAATGAGTTCAACTGGTGTTATAGGCTACAGACTTAATAAAGAAAAAATTACAAAAGGTCTTAAGAATTTAAATTTCACAAAAAGAGATAGTAACGCCGTAGTAAACGCGATAATGACAACTGATAGCTTTAAAAAAGAGTTGGCTTACGAGATAAATTTGACAAACAAAGGCAAATTTAAAATAGCAGCTATCTGCAAAGGTGCTGGTATGATAAACCCTGCTCTAGCCACTATGCTCTGTTTTATCTTAACAGACGCAGATATAGCAAAAGAGGATATGGACGAGCTTTTAAAACAGAGCGTTTTGACAAGCTTTAACGCTGTTAGTGTTGACGGAGATACATCTACAAACGACACTGTTATGCTTTTAAGCTCCAAAAAAAGTGGCGTGTATGACAAACAAGCGTTTAAAGATGTGCTAAATTTAATAACAAAAGAGCTTGCCATAATGCTAGTAAAAGACGGAGAGGGTGCGACAAAGGTTGTTGAGTTTAAAGTAAAAGGTGCAAAAGATGATAAACAAGCACAAACCGCGGCAAAAGCCCTGGCAAACTCACTGCTTGTCAAAACAGCCATATTTGGCGAAGATCCAAACTGGGGCAGAATCGCCTCAACCATAGGTGCTAGCGGGATAGAATGCGACGAAGAGAAGCTATCTATATACTACGATGATGTTTTAGTTTATAGCAAAGATTTTAAAGAGCTAGATAAATACAGAGAGAGCTTAGCACACGACGTTATGAAAAAGCCAAGCTACACTATAACATGCAACATAGGTATAGCAAACTCTTGCTTTAGTGCTTATGGATGTGATTTGGGTCATAAATATGTAAGCATAAACGCCGACTACCGCTCGTAAGAGCGTAGTTGCGTTAAAATGAAATTTTCTTAATCAATGCAAAAACGATAACACAAACTAAAAAAATACCAACTAAAATAGCATAATCTAACATAAAAGCTCCGTTTTTACCACGTATTGTAGCTAAAAATCTCAACTTTATCAAATTTGTTTTAATTTTATTACATTTTTGATAAAATTAAACAAAAAGGAGAAAAATATGTCAAACAACACTCTTTTTATCAATAGAGAGCTAAGTTGGCTCAGG comes from the Campylobacter mucosalis genome and includes:
- the rpmB gene encoding 50S ribosomal protein L28 → MSRRCAITGKGVMVGNNVSHANNKTKRRFLPNLRTIRVALEDGSTMKIKVAASTLRTMKKQSN
- the argJ gene encoding bifunctional glutamate N-acetyltransferase/amino-acid acetyltransferase ArgJ; the protein is MYEIKKLENGLENIDGFYFDGVNSGFKKDGNDLGFIRSDEAVDVSAIFTSNKFPAAPIRHFLKYPKNFKTNFILLNSKNANSMTGEAGVKDIDEIFTALGKKIALINPIMSSTGVIGYRLNKEKITKGLKNLNFTKRDSNAVVNAIMTTDSFKKELAYEINLTNKGKFKIAAICKGAGMINPALATMLCFILTDADIAKEDMDELLKQSVLTSFNAVSVDGDTSTNDTVMLLSSKKSGVYDKQAFKDVLNLITKELAIMLVKDGEGATKVVEFKVKGAKDDKQAQTAAKALANSLLVKTAIFGEDPNWGRIASTIGASGIECDEEKLSIYYDDVLVYSKDFKELDKYRESLAHDVMKKPSYTITCNIGIANSCFSAYGCDLGHKYVSINADYRS
- a CDS encoding potassium channel family protein; translation: MAFLTRLKKFLQWQNSTKPEINLNTELYEQLKPFRLPLISVVMMMMFGTLGYVFIDNFSLMDAIYQAGMTFTTVGFTEVAPISTQGRIFTIVFILLGFMVFTFSIGLLIEVLKKGSLIAILKERSMLYKIARLKNHFVICYHNLYTIELSAQFRENHIPFVVVDDRDDLAELAEKYKYPYFIKAQPHTKTAFLKTHLSSAKGLITLSPNIADNIALIASVRLYEKEIGRSKSYFVMTNSDNEDDTERLKKLGADNVVSPSKLVAQRLSAMSVRPDMENLLEQFLYKKDSPIDIEEILVPDYSWVRFKRLKETHLRNITNADVVGISDMNNKFTPMPSGDTLIGTGTKLLVIGTATGIRATKRVIKSKHRPEEFKYV